TTATCGGCTAGAGGGTTTGATGCCGTCCATCAGTAGACGAACGGCTGGGCTGACAAGAGGGCACGGGGCCTAATGTGTGTTGTTCTTCATCCACTTTTCCAAATCGATATCTCTGTACCGAACTACACGGGCGCCAAGCTTTACATAGCTTGGGCCGTCTGATCGCCTGCAACGCCAAGTCCTTAATGTGTTTGGTGACAGGTTAAGATATTCGGCTGCTTCATCAGTCGTTAGTAAGGAGACCCGCGTTTCTGCTCCAGGAGACGACATAGCACGTTCCTTTTGGCGGTTTGACCAAGAGAAAGCTACGCCCGGTCAATGGGTGTAGGAGGGCGTTATCCGATCAGAATTCGGGCTTGTAGAAAATATAATTCAATAAGAATTGGCCACCGAGATCGCTTTTTATGCTTCTCGCACTTGTCATCGGGCGGGCTGCTGAAGCTGATATGCCCTTGAAACTGCTTCCTTTACTAGTTTCGCTACTGTTTGTGCGTCCTTCTTTATCCCAAAATTTGCGATGAGCGCCTTTGCTAGAGGACGATGGGCCGGATATCGCCCGTGCATTTCCTTCACCTTTACCAGGACAGGGGCGAGTATCTCGACGTGTGGATGCAAGGATTGGCGGGAATTCCTATAGTTTTCGAAGGTGTCTGGGGGAAGCAGGTCGATTATATCTTTATATAAAGGGCTATCTGCTGTTTTTATCTTGCGGGCAATCGGCGTGGTTCGCCTTCCAAGCGTGAAGCGAAAGCGATGCGGCCACGATTTGATAGGATTGGCCCCAGCATTGATGAGTCCTGCGGGAATAGGGATGCCGCGGCGTTTGAGCCAATCGGCAAAGTCATGCTTTATCATGAAGAGATGATTGAATGAACGCTCGGTGATGGCCAGGTCATGCCTCAGATTGATTTGTGAGACGGTGTGGACGAGGGCGGCCAAATCTTCGGCTGAACTGCACCTTTGGTAACCTGAAACTAAGTCGCCAATTTCTAGCTGACATTTTTCAGTGATGAGGCCGAAAGTCTTGAGCCAACCACATATGCTATGGGAATGGGTTTCGTAGAATTCAATTCGTGGAGGGAGCCCGATATCGGTTGTCTCAGACGAAGGCGCAGCGTACCTCGAGAATATCTGGAAACGAGTTTCTCCAGGGACCCGTATACCCTCCACCCGAGAATACTCGAATTCCGCCGCCATCACATCTTGAAGCCAAAGGGTGAGCAATTCGAGGCTGTCGTCAATTCGGTCTGAGGTGCAGCCATTGATCATCACCCAAATGCTTAGGTAATCTGTAATATCGTGAGAGGGTCTGGTTGCAAGCGCTGCATCGCGAATAGCTGAAATGGCAGCTTCATCATCAAAATCACCCGTCAAGGCTTTAAGGGCGTCAGGGGCTTCTTGTGGTTCTGGGGGTATATATCTACGGCGGCTACGGTCATCTGTGCGCCTGGATGTTTTGCGGAAAATGCGCTTCAAGAGATTCAAGATGGCTCTCCCCAATTTGCATGGACAGATTGCGTGGGAAGATTATCACGTTCAGGCCACATTGACATCTATCGTGGTGAGCGGTGATCTTCCCGCGAGGAGGCCATATTTTCTAATCAGACGACAAAAGTCCTACTTGCTTACCTATTGCTTACCCGGCGCAAAGCACGAGCGCCCCGCGA
The Gimibacter soli DNA segment above includes these coding regions:
- a CDS encoding helix-turn-helix transcriptional regulator — its product is MSSPGAETRVSLLTTDEAAEYLNLSPNTLRTWRCRRSDGPSYVKLGARVVRYRDIDLEKWMKNNTH